Proteins co-encoded in one Acinetobacter lwoffii genomic window:
- a CDS encoding DUF2798 domain-containing protein, whose translation MAASQRPTIIGHIPKLPAKWALIIVPFILSCLMSGIISMINMLRNLGWIDGFIALWFHNWMISWAIAFPIVVTLLPFVRKFTGLLVDMSGPQPPK comes from the coding sequence GTGGCTGCATCACAACGTCCGACCATTATCGGTCATATTCCTAAACTTCCTGCAAAATGGGCATTGATTATTGTGCCTTTTATCCTGTCCTGCCTGATGAGTGGCATTATTTCCATGATCAATATGCTGCGTAATCTCGGCTGGATTGATGGATTTATAGCACTCTGGTTTCATAACTGGATGATTTCCTGGGCGATTGCCTTTCCGATTGTGGTGACCTTATTGCCTTTCGTGCGCAAATTCACTGGGTTATTGGTGGATATGTCCGGCCCCCAGCCACCAAAGTGA
- a CDS encoding DUF445 domain-containing protein encodes MQTESISPSLQRSKRFATIALVVAVLTWLALMVAAKLLPEYVWLIHILMLSAEAGVVGGLADWYAITVLFRNPFGRLPIPKFLRDHTEIIPRNKARIAESMGRFVQENFLSPQIVQRSLDSTDLSLAAGRWLANPQNNAQVTQVIQQTVPKIFEFVGQEQIAGFIQSNSVQWVKNTQINTLASEMLHAVLDNDFHQDVLQRGLDVVHAWMTSHPEQTRELTRNLFKEMGVWKLAKGASWIGIDVQQRSIDSVIGRVEAMLADPDHPWRLKIESMGHSWMLQLADNDSEASQRLNETKDALLDSPQVLNFISGAVVILCDAIKEDLQKPDSGIAENLRIAIQQVGENIISNASVRELLNKRLSSIAVDLSDQYSEKVIRFISERIHEWDSSEMIDKIENEVGGDLHMIRVNGVVVGACIGLVLGIIRAAVEHLI; translated from the coding sequence ATGCAGACAGAGAGTATCTCCCCGAGCTTACAACGCAGTAAACGTTTCGCGACCATCGCCCTGGTGGTCGCCGTACTGACCTGGTTGGCACTGATGGTGGCAGCCAAACTGCTACCTGAATATGTCTGGCTCATTCATATTCTGATGCTCTCGGCAGAAGCGGGTGTGGTCGGTGGACTGGCGGACTGGTATGCGATTACCGTGCTGTTTCGTAACCCTTTTGGCAGATTGCCCATTCCCAAGTTTTTACGCGACCATACCGAAATCATTCCACGTAATAAGGCTCGTATTGCAGAGTCGATGGGCCGTTTTGTGCAGGAAAATTTTCTTTCTCCGCAAATTGTACAACGCAGTCTGGACAGTACCGACCTGAGTCTGGCTGCAGGACGCTGGCTGGCCAATCCACAAAATAATGCCCAAGTGACTCAGGTCATTCAGCAAACGGTTCCTAAAATCTTTGAATTTGTCGGACAGGAACAGATTGCCGGCTTTATCCAAAGCAACAGCGTGCAATGGGTCAAAAATACCCAGATCAATACTCTGGCCAGCGAAATGCTGCATGCCGTTCTGGACAATGATTTCCATCAGGATGTGCTACAGCGCGGACTGGATGTGGTGCATGCCTGGATGACCTCGCATCCGGAACAAACCCGCGAGCTGACCCGTAACCTGTTTAAGGAAATGGGCGTGTGGAAACTGGCCAAAGGCGCCAGCTGGATCGGGATTGACGTGCAGCAACGCAGTATTGATTCCGTGATCGGGCGCGTTGAAGCCATGCTGGCCGATCCAGATCATCCGTGGCGACTTAAAATTGAGAGCATGGGACATAGCTGGATGTTGCAGCTGGCAGATAATGACAGTGAAGCCAGCCAGCGTCTGAATGAAACCAAAGATGCCTTACTGGATAGTCCACAGGTACTGAATTTTATCAGCGGTGCCGTGGTGATTTTATGTGATGCAATCAAGGAAGATTTGCAAAAACCTGATTCGGGTATTGCGGAAAATCTCAGAATTGCCATTCAACAGGTCGGAGAAAATATCATCTCGAATGCTTCGGTTCGTGAGCTGCTGAATAAACGTTTGAGCTCTATCGCGGTTGACCTGAGTGACCAGTACAGTGAAAAAGTGATTCGCTTTATCAGCGAGCGTATTCACGAATGGGATTCAAGCGAGATGATCGACAAGATTGAAAATGAAGTCGGCGGCGACCTGCATATGATCCGGGTCAATGGGGTCGTGGTCGGTGCCTGTATCGGTCTGGTGCTCGGGATTATCCGGGCGGCAGTGGAACATTTAATTTAA
- a CDS encoding CC0125/CC1285 family lipoprotein — MKNMLLGLSMIAAISLTGCATTPSKPLTFDQLGRYSTTPLNSNTYRISFQARPNMSFGTAEEITLLKAAQTTVQNGFQFFRVLNDPSNRTQQPPRQAIVYPAPSFYPYGYYRRYPGFWPDPFYDRPYTVTLDPAQVAYTIECFKANQAPQDAFDARLILQSLGAKYGLSPSGAVLQPQPANPS; from the coding sequence ATGAAAAACATGCTACTGGGATTGAGTATGATTGCTGCCATCAGCCTGACTGGCTGTGCAACCACACCCTCAAAGCCCTTAACATTTGATCAGTTAGGTCGCTACAGTACCACTCCCCTCAACAGCAACACTTACCGTATCAGCTTTCAGGCTCGCCCCAATATGAGCTTTGGCACAGCTGAAGAAATTACCCTGCTCAAAGCCGCACAGACTACCGTACAAAATGGCTTTCAGTTCTTCAGAGTACTGAATGATCCAAGTAACCGTACTCAACAACCCCCACGGCAGGCCATCGTCTATCCGGCGCCGAGCTTTTATCCGTACGGATATTACCGCCGATATCCAGGGTTCTGGCCAGACCCATTCTATGATCGTCCTTATACCGTGACTCTGGATCCTGCCCAAGTAGCCTATACCATTGAATGCTTCAAAGCCAATCAGGCGCCTCAAGATGCCTTTGATGCCCGCTTGATTTTACAGTCACTTGGGGCTAAATATGGTTTAAGTCCATCCGGTGCAGTGCTGCAACCGCAACCGGCCAATCCCTCCTGA